The following are encoded together in the Ictidomys tridecemlineatus isolate mIctTri1 chromosome X, mIctTri1.hap1, whole genome shotgun sequence genome:
- the Pfkfb1 gene encoding 6-phosphofructo-2-kinase/fructose-2,6-bisphosphatase 1, with product MSREMGELTQTRLQKIWIPHSSGSSRLQRRRGSSIPQFTNSPTMVIMVGLPARGKTYISTKLTRYLNWVGTPTKVFNLGQYRREAVSYKNYEFFLPDNMEALLIRKQCALAALKDVHNYLSHEEGHVAVFDATNTTRERRSLILQFAKEHGYKVFFIESICNDPDIIAENIKQVKLGSPDYIDCDREKVLEDFLKRIECYEVNYQPLDDELDSHLSYIKIFDVGTRYMVNRVQDHIQSRTVYYLMNIHVTPRSIYLCRHGESELNLKGRIGGDSGLSPRGKQYAYALANFIQSQCINSLKVWTSHMKRTIQTAEALGVPYEQWKALNEIDAGVCEEMTYEEIQEHYPEEFALRDQDKYRYRYPKGESYEDLVQRLEPVIMELERQENVLVICHQAVMRCLLAYFLDKSSDELPYLKCPLHTVLKLTPVAYGCKVESIYLNVEAVNTHREKPENVDISREPEEALDTVPAHY from the exons CATCCATACCCCAGTTTACCAATTCCCCAACGATGGTGATCATGGTGGGTTTACCAGCTAGAGGCAAGACTTATATCTCCACGAAGCTCACACGATATCTTAATTGGGTAGGAACACCAACTAAAG TGTTTAATTTAGGCCAGTATCGACGAGAGGCAGTGAGCTACAAGAACTACGAATTCTTTCTCCCAGACAACATGGAGGCCCTACTTATCAGGAA GCAGTGTGCATTGGCAGCCCTGAAGGATGTTCATAACTATCTTAGCCATGAGGAAGGTCATGTTGCG GTTTTTGATGCCACCAACACTACCAGAGAAAGACGGTCACTGATTCTGCAGTTTGCAAAGGAACATGGGTACAAG GTCTTTTTCATTGAGTCTATATGTAATGATCCTGATAtcattgcagaaaacatcaag CAAGTGAAACTTGGCAGCCCTGATTACATAGACTGTGACCGAGAAAAAGTTCTGGAAGATTTTCTAAAGAGAATTGAATGCTATGAGGTCAACTATCAACCCTTGGATGATGAATTGGACAG CCACCTGTCCTACATCAAGATCTTCGATGTGGGCACACGCTACATGGTAAACCGAGTACAGGACCACATCCAGAGCCGCACAGTCTACTATCTCATGAACATCCATGTCACACCACGCTCCATATACCTATGCCGGCATGGTGAGAGTGAACTCAACCTCAAAGGCCGCATCGGAGGTGACTCTGGCCTCTCACCTCGGGGCAAGCAG TATGCCTATGCACTGGCCAACTTCATTCAGTCCCAGTGTATCAACTCCCTGAAAGTATGGACCAGCCACATGAAGAGGACCATCCAGACAGCTGAAGCCCTGGGTGTCCCCTATGAGCAGTGGAAGGCCCTGAATGAGATTGATGCG GGTGTCTGTGAGGAGATGACCTATGAAGAAATCCAAGAACACTACCCTGAAGAATTTGCACTACGGGACCAAGATAAATATCGTTACCGCTATCCCAAAGGAGAG TCCTATGAGGATCTGGTTCAGCGTCTGGAGCCGGTTATAATGGAGCTAGAACGACAGGAAAATGTATTGGTGATTTGCCACCAAGCTGTCATGCGGTGCCTCTTGGCCTACTTCCTGGATAAAAGTTCAG ATGAGCTTCCCTATCTCAAGTGTCCTCTGCACACAGTGCTCAAACTCACACCTGTGGCTTATG GCTGCAAAGTGGAGTCCATCTACCTGAATGTGGAGGCTGTGAACACACACCGAGAGAAGCCTGAG AATGTGGACATTTCCCGGGAACCTGAGGAAGCCCTGGACACTGTCCCTGCCCATTATTGA